A single region of the Podospora pseudopauciseta strain CBS 411.78 chromosome 1, whole genome shotgun sequence genome encodes:
- a CDS encoding hypothetical protein (EggNog:ENOG503P5JP; COG:S) → MTYTVTQFLLDRSNIEEVILKVPLYYDLKTLPPLLNEVYAPNLTIDYTSLLGGTPLTISSHDWVHNHLAPLIEVYSSSQHVTTGIILPDLPQPGPDSSRPTTVKVCAQVAGNLVPKDGKGPKLIQNGGLLEAEVERFESLEREGGNGWRITRYKVTKGWDNGAGVMDVVRGEEEGDN, encoded by the exons ATGACTTACACCGTCACCCAATTTCTCCTCGATAGATCTAATATTGAGGAGGTGATTCTCAAAGTG CCCCTCTACTACGATCTaaaaaccctccccccactccTCAACGAAGTCTACGCCCCCAACCTTACCATAGAttacacctccctcctcggcggcacccccctcacaatctcctcccacGACTGGGTGCACAACCATCTCGCCCCCCTCATCGAGGTctactcctcctctcagCACGTGACTACCGGTATTATCCTTCCCGACCTCCCCCAGCCTGGTCCCGATTCCTCCAGGCCGACAACAGTAAAGGTGTGTGCACAGGTGGCTGGGAATTTAGTCCCtaaggatgggaaggggcCAAAACTAATCCAGAACggggggttgctggaggccgaggtggagaggtttgAGAGTTTGGaacgggagggggggaatggCTGGCGGATTACGAGGTATAAAGTGACAAAGGGGTGGGATAATGGTGCTGGGGTGATGGATgttgtgaggggggaggaggagggtgataactga